A window of the Gossypium hirsutum isolate 1008001.06 chromosome A05, Gossypium_hirsutum_v2.1, whole genome shotgun sequence genome harbors these coding sequences:
- the LOC107900476 gene encoding 3-ketoacyl-CoA synthase 19, whose product MDLFMAISLLFLCFIFFIYKSYLQKRNQNCYLLGYECYKASDDLKLDTETCGKLILRNKNLGSDQYKFLLRTMVNAGIGEETYGPRNVIDGTEETPNLSGSLSEVDDIVFGTLDKLFDNNGVSPSEIDILVITISMITSVPSLPARVINRYKMRDDVKVFNLSGMGCSASVIAVDLVHHLFKTYMNSFAVIVSSESLIPNWYRGNERSMMLPNILFRLGGCSLLLTNKSSMKHKSLMKLKLSVRFHGAASDEAYQSCTRVEDSQGYCGFSLSKSLPQAAAKAVTMNFRVLLPKTLPLRELVRYATVSFLHSKTNNNKGKTPSLNMKSGFQHFCIHPGGRAVIDAMGRSLGLNEYDLEPTRMALHRFGNTSAAGIWYVLSYMEAKKRLKKGDRILMISLGAGFKCNNCVWEVMKDATDDVNVWKDCIGRYPVKSTANTSFLEKYSWVNELEPQPNKKIEKIKN is encoded by the coding sequence ATGGATCTTTTCATGGCAATATCGTTATTATTTCTTTGCTTCATTTTCTTCATTTACAAGTCATATTTACAAAAGAGGAACCAAAACTGTTATCTTTTAGGGTACGAGTGTTACAAAGCTTCAGATGACCTGAAACTCGATACCGAAACTTGTGGGAAACTCATTTTGAGGAACAAAAACCTGGGTTCAGACCAATACAAGTTCTTGCTTCGGACAATGGTTAATGCTGGCATCGGTGAAGAAACTTACGGCCCAAGAAACGTCATTGATGGCACTGAAGAAACCCCGAATCTTTCTGGTTCGCTTTCGGAGGTCGACGATATCGTCTTCGGAACCCTCGATAAACTCTTTGATAACAACGGAGTTTCCCCTTCGGAAATCGATATCCTCGTGATCACTATCTCGATGATTACTTCGGTTCCGTCGTTGCCGGCTCGGGTTATTAACCGATACAAGATGAGGGATGATGTTAAAGTGTTTAATCTCTCTGGAATGGGGTGCAGTGCTAGTGTTATTGCGGTCGACCTCGTACATCATTTGTTCAAAACGTATATGAACTCATTTGCAGTGATTGTTAGCTCGGAATCTTTGATTCCGAATTGGTATCGCGGCAACGAAAGATCGATGATGCTTCCCAATATTTTGTTCAGATTGGGAGGGTGTTCGTTGTTGTTGACGAATAAAAGCTCGATGAAACATAAATCTttgatgaaattaaagctttCTGTTCGTTTCCATGGTGCAGCAAGTGACGAAGCTTATCAAAGTTGCACCAGGGTCGAAGATTCCCAAGGCTACTGCGGCTTTTCACTTTCGAAAAGCCTGCCACAAGCCGCTGCGAAAGCCGTAACGATGAATTTTCGAGTCTTACTCCCGAAGACGCTACCGTTACGCGAACTTGTTCGGTACGCGACGGTTTCGTTCTTACACTCGAAAACGAATAACAACAAGGGCAAAACTCCAAGCTTGAATATGAAATCTGGGTTTCAACATTTCTGTATTCATCCTGGTGGAAGGGCAGTGATTGATGCAATGGGACGAAGTCTAGGGCTAAACGAATACGACCTCGAACCGACTCGGATGGCACTTCATCGGTTCGGGAACACGTCCGCGGCCGGAATATGGTATGTTTTAAGTTACATGGAAGCTAAGAAGAGGCTTAAGAAAGGTGATAGGATATTGATGATCAGTCTTGGAGCAggttttaaatgtaataattGTGTATGGGAAGTCATGAAGGACGCCACGGATGACGTTAACGTGTGGAAAGATTGTATCGGTCGATATCCTGTGAAATCTACTGCCAATACGTCGTTCTTGGAGAAGTACAGTTGGGTCAATGAACTCGAACCCCAACCgaacaaaaaaatcgaaaaaatcaaaaattga